The following proteins are co-located in the Primulina tabacum isolate GXHZ01 chromosome 11, ASM2559414v2, whole genome shotgun sequence genome:
- the LOC142517961 gene encoding endoglucanase 25-like has product MSMYGRDPWGGSLEIAADSATDDDRSRNLHDFDRAALSRPLDETQQSWLLGPGEQKKKRYVDLGCIIVSRKIFLWTVGVILGVGLLAGFISLIVKTVPRHHHRPPPPDNYTLALQKALMFFNAQRSGKLPKHNNVSWRGNSCVNDGKSDSSTIFKDLAGGYYDAGDAIKFNFPQSFAMTMLSWSVIEYSAKYEAAGELNHVKEIIKWGTDYFLKTFNSTADTIDRIVAQVGQGDTSGGPTPNDHYCWMRPEDIDYDRPVTECHSCSDLAAEMAAALASASIVFKDNKAYSQKLVHGAKALYKFSRDQRGRYSAGNEAATFYNSTSYWDEFVWGAAWMYYATGNASYLQLATTPGLAKHAGAFWGGPYYGVLNWDNKLPGAQVLLSRLRLFLSPGYPYEEILKTFHNQTSIFMCSFLPYFTTFNRTRGGMIQLNHGAPQPLQYVVNAAFLATLFSDYMRAADTPGWYCGPHFYSTDNLREFAQTQMDYILGRNPQKMSYVVGFGNHYPKHVHHRGASIPKTKIKYNCKGGWKWRDSKKPNPNTVIGAMVAGPDRHDGFHDVRSNYNYTEPTLAGNAGLVAALVALSGGADMEIDKNTIFSAVPPMFPTPPPPPAPWRP; this is encoded by the exons ATGAGTATGTACGGTAGGGATCCGTGGGGTGGGTCGCTGGAGATTGCGGCCGATTCGGCCACGGACGATGACCGAAGCAGGAACTTGCACGACTTCGACAGGGCGGCGCTGTCGCGGCCGCTGGATGAGACGCAGCAGAGCTGGCTGCTGGGTCCTGGAGAGCAGAAGAAGAAGAGGTATGTTGATCTGGGCTGCATTATTGTTAGCAGGAAGATCTTTTTGTGGACGGTGGGAGTTATTTTGGGTGTTGGATTGTTGGCTGGATTTATTTCCTTGATCGTTAAGACAGTTCCACGGCACCACCACCGACCGCCGCCGCCGGATAATTACACCCTCGCCCTGCAGAAGGCTCTCATGTTCTTTAATGCTCAGCGCT CTGGAAAACTACCGAAGCACAATAATGTGTCATGGAGGGGAAACTCATGTGTAAATGATGGGAAGTCAGATTCCTCGACTATATTTAAAGATCTGGCTGGTGGCTACTATGATGCTGGGGATGCAATCAAGTTCAATTTCCCTCAATCTTTTGCCATGACTATGTTGAGTTGGAGTGTGATTGAATACAGTGCAAAGTATGAAGCTGCTGGAGAACTTAACCATGTCAAAGAAATTATCAAGTGGGGGACTGATTACTTCCTCAAGACTTTCAACTCCACCGCTGATACTATTGATCGAATTGTTGCGCAG GTCGGACAAGGGGATACATCTGGAGGACCGACTCCTAATGACCATTATTGTTGGATGCGCCCAGAAGACATTGATTATGACAGACCCGTTACGGAATGTCATAGTTGCTCCGACCTTGCTGCGGAAATGGCTGCTGCTTTGGCTTCGGCATCCATTGTTTTCAAGGACAACAAAGCCTATTCACAAAAGCTCGTTCATGGTGCCAAGGCTCTCTACAAGTTCTCTAGAGATCAACGTGGCAGATACAGTGCAGGTAACGAGGCGGCAACATTCTATAATTCCACAAGTTACTGGGACGAGTTTGTGTGGGGGGCAGCTTGGATGTATTATGCTACGGGAAATGCATCATATCTTCAGCTTGCCACAACTCCTGGTCTTGCCAAGCATGCAGGTGCCTTTTGGGGAGGCCCTTATTATGGGGTTTTAAATTGGGACAATAAGCTTCCTGGAGCTCAA GTGCTTCTGAGTCGTCTGAGGTTATTCCTCAGCCCAGGATATCCATatgaagaaattttgaaaacattTCACAACCAGACTAGCATATTCATGTGCTCGTTCCTACCATATTTTACAACGTTTAACAGAACAAGAG GAGGAATGATCCAATTAAACCACGGAGCACCTCAGCCTCTTCAATATGTAGTCAATGCTGCTTTCCTTGCAACATTGTTTAGCGATTATATGAGAGCTGCTGATACACCTGGTTGGTACTGTGGACCTCATTTTTACTCTACCGATAACCTCCGAGAATTTGCGCAGACACAG ATGGATTACATTCTTGGCAGAAATCCCCAAAAAATGAGCTATGTTGTGGGCTTTGGCAATCATTACCCGAAGCATGTACACCATAGGGGTGCCTCAATACCTAAAACCAAGATCAAGTATAATTGTAAAGGAGGATGGAAATGGAGGGACTCGAAAAAACCAAATCCGAATACCGTTATTGGAGCCATGGTTGCTGGACCCGACAGGCACGATGGATTCCACGATGTGCGTTCTAATTATAACTATACAGAGCCAACACTTGCTGGAAACGCAGGCCTTGTGGCAGCTCTTGTTGCTCTATCTGGCGGCGCAGACATGGAAATCGACAAGAACACGATTTTCTCTGCCGTGCCACCCATGTTTCCGACACCACCACCGCCACCAGCTCCTTGGAGACCGTGA
- the LOC142517944 gene encoding putative late blight resistance protein homolog R1A-3 isoform X2 — protein sequence MENTGHFVTFDAVVSLLQDLELIMSSPNYILDPNDCFSSAHRKEDIKILYDKISSLHSSFCNSSGLSYEKVLMDRWGHWIRFVVSLAQEYIDSWVWGCVPPPNVEKESGRMSHPKLRRVAESMEFMKDQLKKIRVEREAVRESTHNFGGATLTGQPFTVLDMSSRIPSPLYYTYVLDDIEFLRKRDFRSVTDNTIMFDNFREIKNFMQSRREGYEKKMIENLESLTRFETRIAKDYMRVYMSIPKDASVRRPYIEMGIIESTGFINKQLKEIYDVRYILENPPRGKRGQSSTDLDVFRRTFRVKDFEKYDYVVSILQDLQCSFINEHYLPCPFRKGDIEVLYENLRLMHSFLIDSSGKVYDEKLMSHLEMWINGVADIAQDYLDSWVWSCLKKPYIEKPTNMGICGAGQIFNRKMCRITDTIEFIHNQLKRSHDNGEVLRLSTVNVRDQTSAGPSFIGSNMLPKTPNDEFKLVGLEDDLIKMLDCLTRKSSKLEVFAVTGMGGIGKTTFTKSLYDHPLVKHDFDIRAWFTISQQYQLREVLIGLLRCISDSVTGLYERDNAELKDTLYKSLKGMRYLIVLDDMWDKKVWDDLKTIFPNDRNDSRIVLTSRLDDVATHASQNTHCLRCLDDDESWELLYSKISTEELCPELLLIGKEIACKCQGLPLAIVVVGGLLSKMNKKLDIWKDVAQNVSSKVVKESNYCENILALSYNHLPDHLKSCFLYLGTFPEDHKILAKKLVWLWIVEGFIRPENLKSVEEVAENYLEDLIARNLIQVKRKSSDGKIKICYIHDLLRDLCLIESYKQNFYLAFNKHGQLMKPAYENDPMVFELEPRRICFPSSTPDLIISPLFPPIRSFLWFQAITLSDPDSYFFMNFKLLKVLDITYLNLEELPSEISHMANLRYLALSFRKYIDRSIFSSTFHNIQFLIIEGEWNGLLPKEFWAMSELRHFHLKRSFLSYWPKESGPNIMQLASTIGFPQALICQVQYEEHSLKVLENLQSLSTIRPISCTKAIFISMPNLKKLRVYENEEDYGFRGWFNNLIHLKELQTLKYVFRDPFVSGFMKPVCLPSPDFFPQKLMNLTLSGTSFLWEDMLKLSALPVLEVLKLENYAFAGPILKSEGSGFPQLRYFFIGRTNLKVWEADGSHFPRLKHLVIMNCRLLKEIPCGIGELPLLEKIELCNCSESASASAEQILLEQQSYGNDNLVVHIM from the exons ATGGAGAATACGGGCCATTTCGTCACGTTCGATGCGGTAGTCTCCCTGTTGCAAGATCTGGAACTAATCATGAGCTCACCTAACTACATCCTGGACCCAAATGACTGCTTCAGTAGTGCTCATAGAAAAGAAGATATCAAGATCCTGTATGATAAAATCAGTTCGCTGCACTCTTCGTTCTGCAATTCCTCCGGATTAAGCTATGAGAAAGTATTGATGGACAGATGGGGGCATTGGATCCGATTTGTGGTTAGCCTAGCTCAAGAGTACATTGATTCATGG GTTTGGGGTTGTGTTCCACCACCAAATGTGGAGAAAGAGAGTGGTAGAATGTCTCACCCAAAGCTGCGTCGAGTGGCCGAAAGTATGGAGTTCATGAAGGACCAGTTGAAAAAGATTCGTGTCGAGAGGGAGGCCGTCCGCGAATCAACCCACAATTTTGGAGGCGCCACACTCACAG GTCAACCCTTCACCGTCTTGGATATGTCGAGCAGAATCCCCTCACCTTTGTACTACACTTACGTCCTAGATGATATCGAGTTCTTGCGCAAACGTGACTTCCGCTCTGTGACAGACAATACTATTATGTTCGATAATTTCCGTGAGATTAAGAATTTTATGCAATCCAGAAGAGAAGGGTATGAgaaaaaaatgattgaaaatctgGAGAGTTTGACCCGGTTCGAGACTCGCATAGCTAAAGACTACATGAGG GTATATATGTCTATTCCAAAGGACGCAAGTGTTCGGAGACCATATATTGAAATGGGAATAATTGAAAGTACTGGGTTTATCAACAAGCAGTTGAAGGAGATTTATGATGTGAGATATATTCTTGAAAACCCACCCCGAGGAAAAAGAG GTCAATCCTCTACCGATCTGGATGTGTTTCGAAGAACCTTTCGAGTAAAAGATTTCGAAAAATATGATTATGTGGTCTCGATATTGCAAGATCTGCAGTGCAGTTTTATCAATGAACACTACTTGCCTTGTCCGTTCAGGAAAGGAGACATTGAGGTTCTGTATGAAAATCTCCGCTTGATGCACTCTTTTCTGATTGATTCCTCAGGAAAAGTTTATGATGAAAAACTGATGAGCCATTTGGAGATGTGGATTAATGGTGTGGCAGACATTGCTCAAGATTACCTTGATTCATGG GTATGGAGTTGTCTCAAAAAACCATATATTGAAAAACCAACAAATATGGGTATCTGTGGTGCAGGACAGATTTTTAATCGAAAGATGTGTCGAATAACTGATACTATAGAATTCATCCACAATCAGCTGAAAAGGAGTCACGATAACGGAGAGGTTCTTCGCCTATCGACCGTAAATGTACGAGATCAAACATCTGCAG GTCCCTCCTTCATAGGTTCAAATATGCTACCCAAAACGCCAAATGACGAGTTCAAACTAGTGGGCCTCGAGGATGATTTGATAAAAATGCTAGATTGTTTGACTCGAAAATCGTCAAAACTTGAAGTGTTCGCAGTCACTGGGATGGGTGGGATTGGTAAGACAACTTTCACAAAGAGTTTATACGATCATCCTCTTGTCAAGCATGATTTCGACATTCGTGCATGGTTCACTATATCACAACAGTACCAATTGAGAGAAGTATTGATAGGTCTTCTACGTTGTATCTCTGATTCCGTGACTGGTCTATACGAAAGGGACAATGCAGAACTAAAGGATACACTTTACAAAAGTCTGAAAGGAATGAGATATCTCATTGTACTAGATGACATGTGGGATAAAAAGGTTTGGGATGATCTAAAGACAATTTTTCCAAATGATAGAAATGATAGTAGAATTGTCTTGACCAGTCGACTTGATGATGTGGCTACTCATGCAAGTCAGAATACTCATTGCTTGCGTTGTTTGGATGATGATGAAAGTTGGGAGCTACTTTATTCAAAAATCTCAACGGAGGAATTGTGCCCTGAATTACTGTTGATTGGGAAGGAAATAGCATGTAAATGCCAAGGACTACCTCTAGCAATTGTTGTGGTAGGAGGGCTTTTATCAAAGATGAACAAGAAATTGGACATCTGGAAGGATGTTGCACAAAATGTAAGCTCAAAAGTTGTGAAAGAATCAAATTATTGTGAAAACATACTTGCTTTAAGTTATAATCATTTGCCCGATCATCTGAAATCTTGCTTCCTTTATCTGGGAACTTTTCCTGAAGATCACAAGATTCTGGCTAAAAAATTGGTATGGTTATGGATTGTGGAGGGATTCATCCGTCCTGAAAATCTAAAAAGTGTTGAAGAAGTGGCTGAGAACTATTTGGAGGACTTAATTGCCAGAAATCTTATTCAGGTGAAGAGAAAAAGTTCTGATGGTAAGATCAAGATATGTTACATTCATGATCTATTGAGAGACCTATGCTTGATAGAATCCTATAAACAGAACTTTTATCTCGCATTTAATAAGCATGGGCAATTGATGAAACCGGCATATGAAAATGATCCTATGGTCTTCGAGTTAGAGCCACGCCGTATCTGTTTTCCCTCTAGCACTCCTGATCTTATTATTAGTCCTTTGTTTCCACCCATTCGTTCTTTTTTGTGGTTTCAAGCTATAACATTGTCAGACCCTGATAGTTACTTTTTCATGAACTTCAAACTCCTGAAAGTGTTGGATATTACTTATCTAAATCTTGAAGAGCTACCAAGTGAGATATCACACATGGCTAATTTAAGATATTTGGCTCTTTCATTCCGAAAGTACATCGATAGATCTATATTTAGTTCGACATTTCACAATATACAGTTCTTAATTATTGAGGGTGAGTGGAACGGTCTGTTGCCTAAGGAATTCTGGGCTATGTCGGAGTTACGACATTTTCATTTGAAGAGAAGCTTTTTATCTTATTGGCCAAAAGAATCTGGACCAAATATAATGCAGTTAGCTTCAACCATTGGATTTCCTCAAGCTTTGATTTGTCAAGTACAGTACGAAGAACATTCACTAAAAGTTCTGGAAAATCTGCAATCACTTAGTACAATACGGCCTATAAGTTGCACCAAGGCAATCTTTATTTCGATGCCCAACTTGAAGAAATTGCGTGTTTATGAAAATGAGGAGGACTATGGATTCCGGGGATGGTTCAATAATCTTATCCATCTTAAAGAACTTCAAACTTTGAAGTACGTCTTTCGTGACCCATTTGTTAGTGGTTTCATGAAGCCAGTCTGTCTTCCATCACCAGATTTTTTCCCCCAAAAGTTGATGAATTTGACTCTCAGTGGCACCTCTTTTCTATGGGAAGATATGCTCAAGCTCAGCGCGTTACCCGTACTAGAAGTGCTCAAACTTGAAAATTATGCATTCGCAGGACCTATTTTGAAATCAGAAGGGAGTGGTTTTCCTCAACtgagatatttttttattggcAGAACGAATCTCAAGGTATGGGAGGCCGATGGCTCTCATTTTCCTCGCCTAAAACACCTTGTCATCATGAACTGCAGATTGTTGAAAGAGATCCCTTGTGGCATTGGAGAGTTGCCTCTACTTGAAAAAATTGAATTGTGTAATTGTAGTGAATCTGCTTCAGCTTCTGCTGAACAAATTTTGCTCGAACAACAAAGCTATGGCAATGATAACCTCGTTGTTCATATTATGTAG
- the LOC142517944 gene encoding putative late blight resistance protein homolog R1A-3 isoform X1 has protein sequence MENTGHFVTFDAVVSLLQDLELIMSSPNYILDPNDCFSSAHRKEDIKILYDKISSLHSSFCNSSGLSYEKVLMDRWGHWIRFVVSLAQEYIDSWVWGCVPPPNVEKESGRMSHPKLRRVAESMEFMKDQLKKIRVEREAVRESTHNFGGATLTGQPFTVLDMSSRIPSPLYYTYVLDDIEFLRKRDFRSVTDNTIMFDNFREIKNFMQSRREGYEKKMIENLESLTRFETRIAKDYMRVSTVYMSIPKDASVRRPYIEMGIIESTGFINKQLKEIYDVRYILENPPRGKRGQSSTDLDVFRRTFRVKDFEKYDYVVSILQDLQCSFINEHYLPCPFRKGDIEVLYENLRLMHSFLIDSSGKVYDEKLMSHLEMWINGVADIAQDYLDSWVWSCLKKPYIEKPTNMGICGAGQIFNRKMCRITDTIEFIHNQLKRSHDNGEVLRLSTVNVRDQTSAGPSFIGSNMLPKTPNDEFKLVGLEDDLIKMLDCLTRKSSKLEVFAVTGMGGIGKTTFTKSLYDHPLVKHDFDIRAWFTISQQYQLREVLIGLLRCISDSVTGLYERDNAELKDTLYKSLKGMRYLIVLDDMWDKKVWDDLKTIFPNDRNDSRIVLTSRLDDVATHASQNTHCLRCLDDDESWELLYSKISTEELCPELLLIGKEIACKCQGLPLAIVVVGGLLSKMNKKLDIWKDVAQNVSSKVVKESNYCENILALSYNHLPDHLKSCFLYLGTFPEDHKILAKKLVWLWIVEGFIRPENLKSVEEVAENYLEDLIARNLIQVKRKSSDGKIKICYIHDLLRDLCLIESYKQNFYLAFNKHGQLMKPAYENDPMVFELEPRRICFPSSTPDLIISPLFPPIRSFLWFQAITLSDPDSYFFMNFKLLKVLDITYLNLEELPSEISHMANLRYLALSFRKYIDRSIFSSTFHNIQFLIIEGEWNGLLPKEFWAMSELRHFHLKRSFLSYWPKESGPNIMQLASTIGFPQALICQVQYEEHSLKVLENLQSLSTIRPISCTKAIFISMPNLKKLRVYENEEDYGFRGWFNNLIHLKELQTLKYVFRDPFVSGFMKPVCLPSPDFFPQKLMNLTLSGTSFLWEDMLKLSALPVLEVLKLENYAFAGPILKSEGSGFPQLRYFFIGRTNLKVWEADGSHFPRLKHLVIMNCRLLKEIPCGIGELPLLEKIELCNCSESASASAEQILLEQQSYGNDNLVVHIM, from the exons ATGGAGAATACGGGCCATTTCGTCACGTTCGATGCGGTAGTCTCCCTGTTGCAAGATCTGGAACTAATCATGAGCTCACCTAACTACATCCTGGACCCAAATGACTGCTTCAGTAGTGCTCATAGAAAAGAAGATATCAAGATCCTGTATGATAAAATCAGTTCGCTGCACTCTTCGTTCTGCAATTCCTCCGGATTAAGCTATGAGAAAGTATTGATGGACAGATGGGGGCATTGGATCCGATTTGTGGTTAGCCTAGCTCAAGAGTACATTGATTCATGG GTTTGGGGTTGTGTTCCACCACCAAATGTGGAGAAAGAGAGTGGTAGAATGTCTCACCCAAAGCTGCGTCGAGTGGCCGAAAGTATGGAGTTCATGAAGGACCAGTTGAAAAAGATTCGTGTCGAGAGGGAGGCCGTCCGCGAATCAACCCACAATTTTGGAGGCGCCACACTCACAG GTCAACCCTTCACCGTCTTGGATATGTCGAGCAGAATCCCCTCACCTTTGTACTACACTTACGTCCTAGATGATATCGAGTTCTTGCGCAAACGTGACTTCCGCTCTGTGACAGACAATACTATTATGTTCGATAATTTCCGTGAGATTAAGAATTTTATGCAATCCAGAAGAGAAGGGTATGAgaaaaaaatgattgaaaatctgGAGAGTTTGACCCGGTTCGAGACTCGCATAGCTAAAGACTACATGAGGGTATCGACT GTATATATGTCTATTCCAAAGGACGCAAGTGTTCGGAGACCATATATTGAAATGGGAATAATTGAAAGTACTGGGTTTATCAACAAGCAGTTGAAGGAGATTTATGATGTGAGATATATTCTTGAAAACCCACCCCGAGGAAAAAGAG GTCAATCCTCTACCGATCTGGATGTGTTTCGAAGAACCTTTCGAGTAAAAGATTTCGAAAAATATGATTATGTGGTCTCGATATTGCAAGATCTGCAGTGCAGTTTTATCAATGAACACTACTTGCCTTGTCCGTTCAGGAAAGGAGACATTGAGGTTCTGTATGAAAATCTCCGCTTGATGCACTCTTTTCTGATTGATTCCTCAGGAAAAGTTTATGATGAAAAACTGATGAGCCATTTGGAGATGTGGATTAATGGTGTGGCAGACATTGCTCAAGATTACCTTGATTCATGG GTATGGAGTTGTCTCAAAAAACCATATATTGAAAAACCAACAAATATGGGTATCTGTGGTGCAGGACAGATTTTTAATCGAAAGATGTGTCGAATAACTGATACTATAGAATTCATCCACAATCAGCTGAAAAGGAGTCACGATAACGGAGAGGTTCTTCGCCTATCGACCGTAAATGTACGAGATCAAACATCTGCAG GTCCCTCCTTCATAGGTTCAAATATGCTACCCAAAACGCCAAATGACGAGTTCAAACTAGTGGGCCTCGAGGATGATTTGATAAAAATGCTAGATTGTTTGACTCGAAAATCGTCAAAACTTGAAGTGTTCGCAGTCACTGGGATGGGTGGGATTGGTAAGACAACTTTCACAAAGAGTTTATACGATCATCCTCTTGTCAAGCATGATTTCGACATTCGTGCATGGTTCACTATATCACAACAGTACCAATTGAGAGAAGTATTGATAGGTCTTCTACGTTGTATCTCTGATTCCGTGACTGGTCTATACGAAAGGGACAATGCAGAACTAAAGGATACACTTTACAAAAGTCTGAAAGGAATGAGATATCTCATTGTACTAGATGACATGTGGGATAAAAAGGTTTGGGATGATCTAAAGACAATTTTTCCAAATGATAGAAATGATAGTAGAATTGTCTTGACCAGTCGACTTGATGATGTGGCTACTCATGCAAGTCAGAATACTCATTGCTTGCGTTGTTTGGATGATGATGAAAGTTGGGAGCTACTTTATTCAAAAATCTCAACGGAGGAATTGTGCCCTGAATTACTGTTGATTGGGAAGGAAATAGCATGTAAATGCCAAGGACTACCTCTAGCAATTGTTGTGGTAGGAGGGCTTTTATCAAAGATGAACAAGAAATTGGACATCTGGAAGGATGTTGCACAAAATGTAAGCTCAAAAGTTGTGAAAGAATCAAATTATTGTGAAAACATACTTGCTTTAAGTTATAATCATTTGCCCGATCATCTGAAATCTTGCTTCCTTTATCTGGGAACTTTTCCTGAAGATCACAAGATTCTGGCTAAAAAATTGGTATGGTTATGGATTGTGGAGGGATTCATCCGTCCTGAAAATCTAAAAAGTGTTGAAGAAGTGGCTGAGAACTATTTGGAGGACTTAATTGCCAGAAATCTTATTCAGGTGAAGAGAAAAAGTTCTGATGGTAAGATCAAGATATGTTACATTCATGATCTATTGAGAGACCTATGCTTGATAGAATCCTATAAACAGAACTTTTATCTCGCATTTAATAAGCATGGGCAATTGATGAAACCGGCATATGAAAATGATCCTATGGTCTTCGAGTTAGAGCCACGCCGTATCTGTTTTCCCTCTAGCACTCCTGATCTTATTATTAGTCCTTTGTTTCCACCCATTCGTTCTTTTTTGTGGTTTCAAGCTATAACATTGTCAGACCCTGATAGTTACTTTTTCATGAACTTCAAACTCCTGAAAGTGTTGGATATTACTTATCTAAATCTTGAAGAGCTACCAAGTGAGATATCACACATGGCTAATTTAAGATATTTGGCTCTTTCATTCCGAAAGTACATCGATAGATCTATATTTAGTTCGACATTTCACAATATACAGTTCTTAATTATTGAGGGTGAGTGGAACGGTCTGTTGCCTAAGGAATTCTGGGCTATGTCGGAGTTACGACATTTTCATTTGAAGAGAAGCTTTTTATCTTATTGGCCAAAAGAATCTGGACCAAATATAATGCAGTTAGCTTCAACCATTGGATTTCCTCAAGCTTTGATTTGTCAAGTACAGTACGAAGAACATTCACTAAAAGTTCTGGAAAATCTGCAATCACTTAGTACAATACGGCCTATAAGTTGCACCAAGGCAATCTTTATTTCGATGCCCAACTTGAAGAAATTGCGTGTTTATGAAAATGAGGAGGACTATGGATTCCGGGGATGGTTCAATAATCTTATCCATCTTAAAGAACTTCAAACTTTGAAGTACGTCTTTCGTGACCCATTTGTTAGTGGTTTCATGAAGCCAGTCTGTCTTCCATCACCAGATTTTTTCCCCCAAAAGTTGATGAATTTGACTCTCAGTGGCACCTCTTTTCTATGGGAAGATATGCTCAAGCTCAGCGCGTTACCCGTACTAGAAGTGCTCAAACTTGAAAATTATGCATTCGCAGGACCTATTTTGAAATCAGAAGGGAGTGGTTTTCCTCAACtgagatatttttttattggcAGAACGAATCTCAAGGTATGGGAGGCCGATGGCTCTCATTTTCCTCGCCTAAAACACCTTGTCATCATGAACTGCAGATTGTTGAAAGAGATCCCTTGTGGCATTGGAGAGTTGCCTCTACTTGAAAAAATTGAATTGTGTAATTGTAGTGAATCTGCTTCAGCTTCTGCTGAACAAATTTTGCTCGAACAACAAAGCTATGGCAATGATAACCTCGTTGTTCATATTATGTAG